From Solanum lycopersicum chromosome 8, SLM_r2.1, the proteins below share one genomic window:
- the LOC104648938 gene encoding uncharacterized protein, translating to MITATSMATGGSSSVFLSVPKLPSQKLQILSHKQVFFTNKKWSTLPFLCSSSTPLVEEENGSTDDVLPASINEESSSVLPPGACKGCGRLEIESGCNGEGRIQGGIATIPGFGWWPIKAYRPCPAFVASGGRYKRFGQSMDEVVSGKGGRVSTVGTDVEVQSSTKKNRTKRSKS from the exons ATGATCACCGCCACCAGCATGGCCACCGGTGGTAGCAGCTCCGTCTTTCTCTCCGTCCCAAAACTACCATCCCAAAAGTTGCAAATTTTATCTCACAAACAagtctttttcacaaacaaaaagTGGTCTACATTGCCCTTTCTCTGTTCTTCTTCAACTCCACTtgtagaagaagaaaatgggTCGACTGACGATGTCCTTCCAGCTTCGATAAATGAAGAATCTAGTTCAGTTTTACCTCCCGG AGCATGTAAGGGTTGTGGGAGATTGGAGATTGAAAGTGGTTGTAATGGCGAAGGACGGATACAAGGAGGGATTGCAACAATTCCAGGGTTTGGTTGGTGGCCAATCAAGGCTTACAGGCCGTGCCCTGCGTTTGTTGCTTCTGGTGGTAGGTACAAAAGGTTTGGACAAAGCATGGATGAAGTTGTCTCTGGGAAAGGAGGTAGAGTTAGTACTGTCGGAACTGACGTTGAGGTTCAATCAAG CACGAAAAAGAACAGAACGAAGAGATCGAAGAGCTAA
- the LOC101252417 gene encoding RNA polymerase II transcriptional coactivator KELP: protein MDSETSNGIEETVLDILKTSNLEEVSEQKIRRMASEKLGLDLSEPTRKKFVRQVVEKFLAEEQAKREANAADEVKEEEEDDENDEEEEDGKVKSSGDKEYDDEGDLIVCRLSQKRRVTVTDFRGKTLVSIREYYSKEGKELPTSKGISLTAEQWATFKKNIPGVEQAIKKMESKA, encoded by the exons ATGGATTCTGAAACTTCCAATGGAATCGAAGAAACGGTACTTGATATCCTCAAAACCTCTAACCTGGAAGAAGTTTCGGAGCAAAAAATCCGAAGAATGGCTTCAGAAAAGCTAGGTCTTGACCTATCCGAACCGACCCGGAAGAAATTTGTCCGGCAGGTGGTGGAGAAGTTCCTTGCTGAAGAACAAGCAAAACGTGAAGCAAATGCTGCTGATGAAgtgaaggaggaggaggaggacgacgagaatgatgaagaagaagaggacgGCAAAGTGAAAAGCAGCGGTGATAAGGAGTATGATGACGAAGGCGATCTCATCGTTTGCCGA TTGTCGCAAAAGAGAAGAGTGACTGTTACTGACTTTAGGGGAAAAACTCTGGTGTCGATAAGAGAGTACTACAGCAAAGAGGGCAAGGAGTTGCCTACTTCTAAAG GGATAAGTTTGACAGCTGAGCAATgggcaactttcaagaagaataTTCCTGGAGTTGAACAAGCCATCAAGAAAATGGAGTCGAAGGCTTAG
- the LOC101252103 gene encoding uncharacterized protein, whose translation MGCASSKRIKVAIDVYRPPPTSFAVFDINSIEEPWLKSANNNNKVEENELDQDELDEDEKPIKVAQPILEKLNTSIDDSPKSWDEVSKALEDLKPTLQNPPPQKSPKKPLLALPAPPPPPSEAAEDGDGSPKRKIPRKSFSFHTLEELESKLSSKDAKKNNEVIKKNEENKKFQRFNKKNDTQIAVHNGEVEHQRTHSDEGYKPVKENIFLLRDKMEREKEGKVPNFIKFNPLSDYPEKCPPRGDDSLVIYTTSLGGVRRTFEDCNKLRLILESHRVVFDERDVALHGEFRQELKELLGDGEDAGVPRLFVKGRYIGGVEEVVHLNETKKLGRILNWARVERGLGRLGCEGCGGARFVPCFDCGGSCKVVNGDVKERCPKCNENGLIHCPICN comes from the exons ATGGGTTGTGCCTCATCAAAGAGAATAAAGGTTGCCATCGACGTCTACCGTCCTCCGCCGACGAGCTTCGCCGTCTTCGATAtcaactccattgaagaaccatGGCTCAAAAGtgcaaacaacaacaacaag gtAGAAGAAAATGAGTTGGATCAGGACGAGCTAGACGAAGATGAGAAGCCAATAAAAGTAGCACAACCAATTCTAGAAAAACTCAACACTTCTATTGATGATTCTCCAAAATCATGGGATGAAGTTAGCAAAGCTTTAGAAGATTTAAAACCCACTCTACAAAACCCACCACCACAAAAATCACCTAAAAAACCCCTCCTTGCCCTACCGGCGCCGCCTCCGCCGCCATCAGAGGCGGCGGAAGACGGCGACGGttcaccaaaaagaaaaattccaAGAAAGAGTTTTTCCTTTCATACCCTTGAAGAACTTGAATCCAAATTATCATCAAAAGATGCCAAAAAGAACAATGAAGTGATCaagaaaaatgaggaaaataaaaaattccaacgattcaataaaaaaaatgatacacaaATTGCTGTTCATAATGGGGAAGTAGAACATCAAAGGACTCACTCAGATGAAGGGTACAAGCCAGTAAAagagaatatatttttgttgaggGACAAAATGGAAAGGGAAAAAGAAGGGAAAGTTCcaaattttataaagtttaaCCCTTTAAGTGACTACCCCGAAAAGTGCCCGCCACGTGGCGATGACTCATTGGTCATCTACACGACGTCGCTAGGTGGCGTGCGTCGTACGTTTGAGGATTGTAATAAGTTGAGGTTAATTTTGGAATCCCATAGGGTGGTTTTCGACGAGCGTGACGTGGCATTGCATGGCGAGTTTCGTCAGGAGCTGAAGGAGTTGCTTGGAGATGGGGAGGACGCGGGAGTACCGCGGTTGTTTGTGAAGGGGAGGTACATTGGTGGAGTGGAGGAAGTGGTGCACCTGAACGAGACGAAGAAACTCGGGAGGATATTGAATTGGGCTAGGGTGGAGAGGGGTCTGGGGAGGTTAGGATGTGAAGGGTGCGGAGGTGCTAGGTTTGTGCCATGTTTTGATTGTGGAGGGAGTTGCAAAGTTGTGAATGGGGATGTTAAGGAGAGATGTCCTAAGTGTAATGAGAATGGTTTGATTCATTGCCCTATTTGCAATTGA